The following proteins are co-located in the Procambarus clarkii isolate CNS0578487 chromosome 16, FALCON_Pclarkii_2.0, whole genome shotgun sequence genome:
- the LOC123760015 gene encoding putative leucine-rich repeat-containing protein DDB_G0290503, protein MESKDENLSEDHSSQPGKDLGALSLYKNVNSECNIDSRGLESKKISPTHSSKAQLSLPSWGLGKPHNNLLGVSEPKNSAASDASMKSRRSSIIKHKNSKTCEGKIQKPEINEDTETECSTDDHESYTSHGKSGTDETSDEDGEETVIETSFEENSFNTSVYSEKGNDSSSELSIDPVIWTKFKFLSSILKETQHNLRAMDNLILEHRRLQDLSTVQADQSREHTVVNHITIPVQQGLGDGEPKTDEAKLEEILSLLHNLTHTLSSYEQHPLLASTLQSPGTVAASHGLVTTHTRYLQPTSHSPETKNNDNDNSMSYSHSHHLMNTEQNKHAYDSHLQSNPSSVWPGRVNKNEGMQNKSIDGYESGVKESNIAEASTSQSHIISRNSAAHNHEPSYTNVELLGGKHESETSVYPDFTPHDSVTERNIEKNAHESNATQFSKPFVKEPIIQIVPSVSEIYSMPNKSDMYYCHTEHHSEGLDSLQSQDISHPWMKETRSLRKDIEDIVVRKQALDTRLQALIAHRAAQRDLELHQLEISNGRHVRLMRSHSLEEVDNRKLKTKIRKYKKRSKSYEDKPYQQRKSGTSVSETYLSMINEDQDEFPSLTMENTENDEKITELQHDEADLPGLGDSGLSSEINSINATIQELVRENHQLHKFLQGMTCESIFKVDQEKLALEARIQLLSEENEALKLSLNDEECTVDESETKHSNKTVSFCIDGGNDEEPEAKVYSINTDETNKVMEEDGKKQTQDNVSHSLINSVKLIPITLGESKSSQVEKDIFNHANDQPLFENEEILSSAKPQSLVEVDLAGILKVEVEHLTQENQNLLKIIEEERKISEGARKQLTEISQQQEVKKDAKETQTDLKGDTCSVEADSYKEMEKLHIRIKKLTEEKEKLSCKLYEEVSDRDLESARLEARIRILSEQKQNLTEKLNEVTSSKIDMVEKSCQSELAVYHADLSGDRDGESILTVTVSSVYDANAQAKSTIGVPDVNDLGNLERVGCSLNMQDTRNNEDMITCANVSTTMTILEDSSAFVNDTIQTEANLDNVTVQGIPNSSSEAVIRDNEIILSDNSTPIPNLGKNISITRSDQAVNINDGDTTSSSFSTSVMTVASEKLHETVSGGKADYQSAIFKNSAPANHTSRSLNTEKHCIVLLDQNTGRVQNEIGVDCDHSHIYNQDSKDDSKLMLQLDELLKQNEVITHSLNDLKSSALTSETSLESTIMKVMEKHGKLIQNIDEKLTIARSSDKCEYESSLMKLTRGNQELFSILEQQQEKIELLINENSSLERKLQIAQTESKEKYSVDGERETPQVLRMSIESANEANEETFLEMEDKKIVASTFPSEDSHHDSEFLTENCENVPVGREDINSPQGKNAISGDEGNTIQSSTQSQSSDPLDTRSKPQNYTWGPTAERKTMENGQGSEGLLTLTLKREKENWTLLLQQAENEKQILQDRIITLVNENNCLAARLEEVVGMSRNLSDQMHSAKDQLIKVTTEKEDLQKKVRSLEECKEYSSLSLSDSIGSTRFTQRLRERTRNLQSEVEQAWQEVHQRTIERDRVSAEKESLECTYTISLNTARKEIEALKSQLTVVEKEKDKRLVELTNTQNELERRSADMMRAAQDTSVAHWDRLLDAADRRLESLQNELRKGQEQLQKEREERKSVEAKLEEIKKQKISSAPVHIGESELLHTRGERYWLETVTRLKGQLQQEQLRSRLLEAADHESSARILILQRSIRETIEAHETLQAKYNQLRSAYRAKKAEKIRHRELSQQYTAQVKELGKTSAALEENFKIMLAALGENIDITVGILTSHVFLSPCVVHPGPDLRLDPEAWFGAQQARLRWLQTQLRKLCLHSWKMADLPKTSNFVTQVTESSVTEPHPTHFTTPTKTPKFSTDVGHKSSCLVQTSENCTKKNDLSQLSILDESRSYTVTPVKKVNVSSISVNAASSEYESPYTGKGPISENLHSLRNVKLEKFSNVTNIPTQEQQVTNACTPDIAQLSRSSKSLNEAERILTSQQRELSEAKYRQYKALIYNLQRDLEYPMVLSPSVPSSMITTPENIPAQYHDFAGESEHDSEVSTSEMPVSQASSSRTLVSPVGTGSSSQLLSQSLKDKDLPSVAKDVSENQIPSMGNTMSSETKSSLEFKDLLLKVNLPSQENLNTSKEPNKLANLESLGKERERQKVSMLGEFENESGSKDCLKEERASHGLDSDKDKDSWEGNGEEDFIFALVKSEVDDHDMD, encoded by the exons ATGGAGAGCAAAGATGAAAACTTAAGTGAAGATCACTCAAGTCAACCAGGAAAGGACCTTGGTGCTTTATCATTGTATAAGAATGTTAATAGTGAATGTAACATTGATTCCAGGGGCTTAGAGAGCAAGAAAATATCACCAACTCATAGTAGTAAGGCACAATTAAGTCTTCCAAGTTGGGGATTGGGAAAACCTCATAACAACCTTCTTGGCGTCAGTGAGCCTAAGAACAGTGCAGCATCAGATGCAAGCATGAAGTCAAGAAGAAGTTCCATCATCAAACATAAAAATTCTAAAACTTGTGAAGGCAAAATACAGAAGCCAGAAATAAATGAGGATACAGAGACAGAATGTAGCACTGATGATCACGAGAGTTACACAAGTCATGGAAAATCAGGTACTGATGAAACTAGTGATGAAGATGGAGAAGAAACTGTGATTGAAACAAGCTTCGAGGAGAATAGTTTCAATACCTCCGTATACTCAGAAAAAGGAAATGACAGTTCCTCTGAACTTTCTATTGATCCTGTTATATGGACAAAATTCAAATTTCTCTCATCTATATTAAAG GAAACACAACATAACCTGAGAGCAATGGATAATCTAATACTCGAGCACCGTCGACTGCAGGACCTGTCCACCGTTCAAGCAGACCAAAGCAGAGAACACACAGTTGTTAACCATATAACTATTCCAGTTCAACAG GGTCTTGGTGATGGAGAGCCTAAAACTGATGAGGCAAAATTGGAAGAAATTCTCAGTCTTCTGCACAACCTCACTCACACCCTGTCTTCATATGAACAACATCCTCTCTTG GCATCAACACTCCAGAGTCCAGGAACAGTTGCAGCATCTCATGGTttagtcactacacacaccagATATTTACAACCAACCTCCCACTCCCCAGAAACCAAAAATAATGACAATGATAATAGTATGTCTTACTCTCACAGTCATCATTTGATGAATACTGAACAGAATAAACATGCTTATGATAGCCATCTGCAATCAAACCCATCATCTGTCTGGCCAGGAAGGGTAAATAAGAATGAAGGAATGCAGAACAAATCCATTGATGGTTACGAGTCAGGAGTAAAAGAGAGTAATATTGCTGAGGCATCAACATCACAATCACATATAATCAGTAGGAACTCTGCTGCACATAACCATGAACCTTCTTATACCAATGTTGAGCTACTTGGAGGTAAGCATGAATCTGAAACAAGTGTTTACCCTGATTTTACACCTCATGATTCTGTGACTGAAAGAAACATAGAAAAAAATGCACATGAGAGTAATGCTACACAATTTTCAAAACCCTTTGTAAAAGAGCCAATTATTCAgatagtgccaagtgttagtgaaATATACTCAATGCCCAATAAATCAGATATGTATTATTGCCATACCGAACATCACAGTGAGGGACTAGATAGCCTTCAGAGTCAAGACATTTCTCATCCTTGGATGAAAGAAACAAGATCACTAAGGAAAGATATAGAAGATATAGTGGTTAGAAAGCAAGCTTTGGATACTAGACTACAGGCGCTTATTGCACATCGTGCAGCTCAAAGGGACCTGGAATTGCATCAGCTTGAAATTTCAAATGGAAGACATGTGCGTCTAATGAGGAGTCATAGCTTAGAAGAAGTTGATAAcagaaaattaaaaacaaaaattagAAAATATAAAAAACGAAGTAAAAGTTATGAAGATAAGCCTTATCAACAGAGAAAGTCGGGAACGTCTGTGAGTGAAACATACCTCAGCATGATCAATGAAGACCAAGATGAGTTTCCCAGCCTAACAATGGAAAACACTGAGAATGATGAAAAAATTACAGAGCTACAACATGATGAGGCTGACTTACCTGGCTTGGGAGATAGTGGTCTTAGTAGTGAAATTAACTCAATAAATGCAACAATTCAGGAACTAGTGAGGGAAAATCATCAGTTGCATAAATTTCTTCAAGGAATGACTTGTGAATCAATTTTTAAAGTAGACCAAGAAAAATTGGCCCTTGAAGCTAGAATACAATTACTGAGTGAGGAAAATGAAGCATTAAAATTATCTTTAAATGATGAAGAATGTACAGTTGATGAGAGTGAGACCAAACATAGCAACAAAACGGTTTCATTTTGCATTGATGGAGGTAATGATGAAGAGCCAGAGGCAAAAGTATATAGTATAAACACAGACGAAACTAACAAGGTAATGGAAGAAGATGGCAAAAAACAAACTCAGGATAATGTTTCCCATTCACTTATTAATTCAGTGAAACTGATCCCTATTACACTAGGCGAGTCAAAGAGTAGCCAGGTGGAAAAAGACATATTTAATCATGCTAATGATCAGCCACTATTTGAGAATGAAGAAATATTGAGTAGTGCTAAGCCTCAGTCATTAGTTGAAGTTGATTTAGCAGGTATCCTGAAAGTTGAAGTTGAGCATTTAACTCAAGAAAATCAGAATCTCTTGAAAATAATAGAAGAAGAAAGAAAAATTAGTGAGGGAGCAAGAAAACAGTTAACTGAGATAAGTCAGCAACAAGAAGTAaagaaagatgccaaagaaacacAAACTGACTTGAAGGGTGATACTTGCAGTGTTGAAGCAGACAGCTATAAAGAAATGGAAAAACTTCATATTAGAATTAAGAAACTTACAGAAGAGAAAGAAAAATTGAGCTGCAAACTTTATGAGGAAGTTTCTGACCGAGATTTGGAAAGTGCAAGACTAGAAGCACGAATTCGAATACTTTCTGAACAAAAACAAAATCTGACAGAAAAGTTGAATGAGGTAACATCATCAAAAATAGACATGGTTGAAAAAAGTTGTCAATCAGAGTTAGCTGTCTACCATGCAGACCTAAGTGGTGACAGAGATGGTGAAAGCATTTTAACTGTTACAGTGAGCAGTGTTTATGATGCAAATGCCCAGGCAAAATCAACCATAGGTGTCCCTGATGTAAATGATTTAGGAAACCTTGAAAGGGTTGGATGTTCACTTAATATGCAAGATACCagaaataatgaagatatgattaCCTGTGCTAATGTCAGTACAACTATGACAATTTTAGAAGACTCTTCTGCATTTGTTAATGATACCATTCAAACTGAGGCAAACTTGGACAACGTCACAGTTCAGGGCATTCCTAATAGCTCTTCTGAGGCAGTCATTAGAGACAATGAAATTATCCTTAGTGATAATTCAACACCCATTCCAAATTTAGGTAAGAATATATCCATCACTCGTTCTGATCAAGCTGTTAATATAAACGATGGTGACACTACATCATCATCTTTCAGTACTTCAGTAATGACAGTAGCATCTGAAAAGTTGCACGAGACCGTATCAGGTGGTAAGGCTGATTATCAATCGGCAATTTTTAAAAATAGTGCTCCTGCTAATCATACCAGTAGATCTTTGAACACTGAAAaacattgtattgtattgttagatCAAAATACAGGCCGTGTTCAAAATGAAATCGGTGTAGATTGTGACCATAGTCATATTTATAATCAGGATTCAAAAGATGATTCTAAATTAATGCTGCAACTTGACGAATTATTGAAACAAAATGAAGTAATAACTCATAGTCTAAATGATTTAAAATCCTCAGCATTGACATCGGAAACTTCTCTGGAGTCTACTATAATGAAAGTTATGGAAAAACATGGTAAACTAATACAAAATATTGATGAAAAATTAACCATAGCTAGATCATCTGACAAGTGTGAATATGAATCTAGTTTAATGAAGTTGACAAGAGGTAATCAAGAGTTATTCAGTATTCTTGAACAACagcaagaaaagattgaactactAATCAATGAAAATAGTTCACTGGAAAGGAAGTTACAAATAGCTCAGACAGAAAGCAAAGAAAAGTATAGTGTGGACGGGGAGAGGGAGACACCCCAAGTGCTCAGAATGTCAATTGAAAGTGCAAATGAAGCGAATGAAGAGACTTTCTTAGAAATGGAAGACAAAAAGATTGTTGCCAGCACATTTCCAAGTGAAGATTCGCATCATGATTCAGAGTTTTTAACAGAAAACTGTGAAAATGTTCCAGTTGGCAGAGAAGATATAAATTCTCCACAGGGTAAAAATGCAATTTCTGGTGATGAAGGAAACACAATACAGTCCAGCACCCAGTCTCAGTCATCTGATCCACTGGACACCAGAAGCAAGCCTCAGAATTACACTTGGGGACCAACTGCAGAAAGGAAGACTATGGAAAATGGCCAGGGCTCCGAAGGACTGCTCACTTTAACGCTGAAACGAGAAAAGGAAAACTGGACACTACTGCTACAGCAAGCAG AGAATGAGAAGCAGATTCTTCAAGACCGCATTATTACATTAGTGAATGAGAATAATTGCTTGGCAGCAAGACTGGAAGAAGTGGTTGGGATGTCTCGCAACTTGAGTGACCAGATGCACTCAGCAAAAGATCAGCTTATAAAAGTAACAACTGAAAAAGAAGATTTACAGAAGAAAGTCAG GTCTCTGGAGGAGTGTAAAGAATATAGCTCCTTAAGTTTATCCGACTCAATTGGCAGCACTCGATTCACCCAACGACTCAGGGAGCGAACACGCAACCTGCAG AGTGAAGTAGAGCAAGCATGGCAAGAAGTTCACCAGCGCACTATAGAGCGAGACAGGGTTTCTGCCGAGAAAGAGAGCCTTGAGTGTACCTATACCATCAGTCTTAATACAGCTAGAAAGGAG ATTGAGGCATTAAAGAGCCAGTTAACAGTCGTTGAGAAAGAGAAGGACAAAAGATTAGTTGAACTGACAAACACTCAAAATGAATTAGAGAGAAGGTCAGCAGATATGATGAGGGCTGCCCAGGACACCAGTGTTGCTCACTGGGACAGGCTCTTGGATGCTGCTGATAGAAGACTAGAAAGTTTGCAGAATGAACTCAGGAAAGGACAGGAGCAACTTCagaaagaaagagaagaaaggaag AGTGTAGAAGCTAAACTGGAAGAAATAAAGAAACAGAAGATATCTTCAGCTCCTGTTCACATTGGCGAGAGTGAGCTGCTTCATACCAGAGGAGAGCGATACTGGCTGGAAACTGTTACTCGTCTCAAG GGTCAGCTGCAGCAGGAGCAGCTACGGTCACGTTTACTGGAAGCTGCTGACCATGAGAGCTCTGCACGTATTTTGATTCTTCAGCGCAGTATTCGGGAAACAATCGAGGCACATGAAACTCTGCAG GCAAAGTACAACCAGCTTCGCTCTGCCTATCGTGCTAAAAAGGCAGAGAAGATTCGACACAGAGAGCTTTCACAGCAGTACACTGCACAGGTTAAAGAGCTTGGTAAAACATCTGCTGCTCTGGAAGAAAATTTTAAG ATCATGCTGGCTGCCCTTGGTGAAAATATTGACATCACAGTAGGAATCCTGACGTCACACGTGTTTTTATCTCCCTGTGTGGTTCATCCAGGTCCGGACTTACGCCTTGACCCCGAGGCATGGTTTGGGGCTCAACAAGCAAGGCTTAG ATGGCTGCAAACCCAGCTCAGAAAACTTTGCCTACATAGCTGGAAAATGGCAGATCTTCCAAAAACTTCAAATTTTGTCACACAAGTGACCGAGTCATCCGTTACAGAGCCGCATCCCACACATTTCACCACTCCAACTAAAACACCAAAATTCTCAACAGATGTGGGACACAAAAGCTCATGTCTTGTACAAACATCAGAAAATTGTACAAAGAAAAATGATCTCTCACAACTGTCCATCCTAGATGAGAGTCGATCATATACAGTTACACCTGTAAAAAAGGTAAATGTATCAAGTATTTCAGTTAATGCTGCTTCATCAGAATATGAGTCTCCTTATACAGGAAAAGGTCCAATATCAGAAAATCTTCATAGCTTGAGAAATgtgaaattggaaaaatttagtaaTGTCACCAACATTCCAACTCAGGAACAACAGGTTACGAATGCTTGTACCCCAGACATTGCACAGCTTAGCAGAAGCTCTAAAAGTTTGAATGAAGCAGAACGAATCTTGACTAGTCAGcaaagggaactatcagaagcCAAGTACAGGCAGTACAAAGCCCTAATTTACAATCTCCAACGAGATTTAGAGTACCCTATGGTTCTTTCACCAAGTGTTCCATCATCCATgatcacaacaccagagaatataCCAGCCCAATATCATGACTTTGCAGGGGAAAGCGAACATGATTCTGAAGTTTCTACATCAGAGATGCCCGTTTCTCAGGCTTCATCATCTAGAACATTGGTTTCACCTGTGGGAACAGGGAGTTCTTCACAACTACTGAGTCAGTCCTTAAAAGATAAGGATTTGCCTTCAGTGGCAAAAGATGTTTCAGAGAACCAAATCCCATCCATGGGTAATACTATGTCATCAGAAACAAAGTCTTCCTTAGAATTTAAGGATTTATTATTGAAAGTGAATTTGCCATCACAAGAAAATCTAAATACCTCAAAGGAACCTAATAAATTGGCAAATTTAGAGTCCCTTGGAAAGGAAAGAGAAAGGCAAAAGGTAAGTATGCTTGGTGAATTTGAAAATGAAAGTGGGTCAAAGGATTGTCTTAAAGAGGAAAGGGCAAGCCATGGGTTGGACAGTGACAAAGATAAGGACAGCTGGGAGGGAAATGGTGAGGAAGATTTTATCTTTGCATTAGTGAAGAGTGAAGTAGATGATCATGACatggattga